The Bifidobacteriaceae bacterium region TCCGTGGCCGGTTCGGCGGGATCGGCGGCCTGCGCCTCCGCCTCGGCGGCTTTGGCCTCTGCGGCCGCCTTCGCCTCGGCTGCCCTGGCTTCCGCCTCGGCTTTGGCCTTGGCCTCGGCTTGGGCGGTGACCTTCTTGAGGGCTTCGGCTTCGGCCTGCTCCACGGCGGCGGCCGCAGCCGCCTCAGCGGCCTGCCGGGCCGGAACCTTCAATGTGCCCTCCTTGTAGGGCAGGCCCTTGAACTTCTGCCAGTCGCCGGTCAGCTTCAACTGGGCCAGGACGGGCGCCGTGGGCTGGGCGCCCACCGACAGCCAGTACTGGACCCGATCGGATTTGACCTCGATATACGAGGGATCCTCTGTCGGATGGTACTTGCCAATTTCCTCGATCACACGCCCGTCGCGCTTGGCGCGGGCGTCGACAACCACAATGCGGTAATAAGGTGCCCGGATCTTGCCCAGGCGCTTGAGCCGAATCTTTACAGCCACAGCAGCGGTTACTTCCTTTGCGTTCTGAGATGGATATCCGTCGCAGGGATGGCCCGTGGGGTGGGTCGCCTGGCCGACAAGCTGGACGCGCGCGTGATGGTTGAGAGGGTCCTTCAAGCGCACATACGAACAGTCATTGTGCCAGAAACTACCCCGCCCCCTCAACGCGGCCCGCGCTTGGTGGCGCTTTGCGCCCAACGCCGACCCGCACGGCGGCCAACTTGAGGCCTGCGGGGACAACCCGACCCACCGCGCAATGGACGAATGCCAGGGCCCAGCCGCCGAAAACGGTGCTCTGCGGCACCCTCGAACGACACCACCCTCGCGGTGGTGTCGACCAACGGCGTCCACCGCCACCCGCCCAAAACCACCCCAACCCCCTGGCCAGCCCAGACGCGGGCCACCCCAGACACGGCCCAAGAGCCGCCGCACCCGCCAACGACACCCCCCCCGCGGTGGTGTCGCCCAACGGTGCGGCGGGATGGGAAGGCGGCGGGCGGGCTGGGGCGGGCGGACGGCATCGGCACCAGGCGAACCGACCGCGTGGGGCGGGAAGGCGGGATCGGGCACCAGGCGAACCGGCGGGGCGGAAAGGCGGTGGCGGGCGGACGGCGCGGGGCGCGGGAAGGCACTCTTGGGCGACAACCGCGCACCGCCCGGGGCAGGGCACTGGCCAAAGTCGTTTGGAGGCCCCGCTCCCCGGGGGTGCCGCCTAGCCCTTGACGGAGCCGGCCAGGAGGCCGCGGACGAAGTAGCGCTGCAGGCTCAGGAAGACGGCCACCGGCACGATCATCGACACGAAGGCGCCGGCGGAGAGCAGGTGCCATTTGGCACCCAGCGAACCGGCCATGTCGGAGAGGCGGGCGGTGATGGGCGCCAAATCCGGGGTGTTGCCGCCAAAAGCGAGCGCCACCAGGAGGTCGTTCCAGACCCACAGGAACTGGAAGATCGCGAACGAGGCGATCGCCGGGACCATCAGCGGCAAGATGACGCGGAAGAAGATCGTGACATGGCCGGCGCCGTCAACGCGGGCGGCCTCCACCAGGGAGCGCGGGATGTCCTTCATGAAATTGTGCAGCAGGAAGATCGCCAGCGGCAGGCCGAACATGGCGTGCGACAGCCACAGCACCCAGAAGGAGGCGTTCAAACCCAAGTTGACGTACTGGGTGAGCAGGGGCACCATCGCGACCTGGATCGGGACCACCTGCAACGCGAAAATGCCCACAAAGAGGATGTTCGAGCCCCGGAACGGAATCCAGGCGAACGCGTAGGCCGCAAGGAGCGCCAGAAAGATCGGGATGACCACCGCCGGCAGCGTCATGACGATCGAATTGATGAAATAGTCGGCCAAATTCGCGGTGCCGCTGCCACTGAGCACCGTTTTGTAATGGTCCAGCGAGAAACCGCCCCAGTTGGACGGGTTCAGCGCCTCCCACCAACCCGTCCGCCGGATGTCCTTGACCGAGCCCCGGAAAGACGTCACCAGCAACCCGAACGTCGGCACGGACCAAAGCAGGCCGATCGCGATCGCGATGGCCGAAGCCGAAGACGAGGTCAGCGCCCGTTTGGCCCGCGCCGCCCTGCCCCCGCCGGGCTTCGGTTGGCCGCCGGCGCGATTGCGGGTCGCGACTGCCACGCTGTTCATCGGATGTCCTCCGCTTTCCTCAATTGGCTCACGTTGTAGGCGATCACGGGGACCACGATCACGAAAAGGAGCACCGCGAGCGCCGCGCCGACTCCTTTGTTGTGATTGTTGAACGACTGCGTGTAGAAGTCGTTCGCCACGACCGAGGCGTGGTAAAGCCGCCCCTGCATGGTTCTGACAATGTCGAAAGCCTTCAGGGCGGTCATAGCGACCGTTGTCATGACCACGACCAACGCGGGCCGGATCATGGGGACGGTCACGTAACGGAACAGTTTGACGCCGGTCAGCCCGTCCAGCCGGCCGGCCTCCACAATGTCGTCCGGGATGGCCTTGATGGAGGCGCTCAGCACCGTCATCGCAAAGCCCGCTTGGATCCAGATCATGACCACCATCAAGTAGAACGTGTTCCAAGGCGCGTTCATCAGCCACTGCGGGGCGGTGGCCTCATGGTCGCCGAACCAGCCAGCCACCGTCACATACAGGTGGGACAGCACGCCGACCTGGTTGTCATACACGAATTTCCAGATGATTGAGGCCCCGACCATGGAAATGGCCATGGGCAGGAAAATCAGCGTCTTGGCGAACTTCTCGACCTTGGCGCGGTCCACGAGGACGGCGTAGACCAGCCCGATCACTGTGGACAACAGCGGGACCAGCACCACCCACGCGAGGGTGTTGCGCAGGGTCGTCAAGAACTCGGCGTCACTCAGAATGGCGCCGAAGTTGGCCAGGCCGACAAAACTCGTTGACGTCTCGTCGAACACCGAGTTCTTGATGGTCACCAGGGCGGGGTAGATCAGCCCGAAGCACACGAGTCCCAGGGCGGGGAACAAGAAGATCAACGCGGTGACCCAACTGGGGAGCCGTTTCGGCAGTTGGGAAAGGAACAGAACCAGGGCCATGACCAGCGCGAACAGCGCTATGGCGATGACCATCAGAAACAGTTTCCCCCCGATGGTGGTGGGGTGCAGCAACAAGGCGTCCATTGTCTGGCTCCTTTGGCGTCCGGCCGGGGCGGGGCGGGGCGTTCCGGGGAACCGCCACGCTCGGCGGTTCCCCGGAACGCCTCCCGCCGACTGCCAAGCCGGGCTAGGAGAACGGTACGGCTTACTTGGGCCAGGCCGCTTCGATGGCGTCCGCCACGGCCTGCTCCGACTTGCCTTCGGCGAAGTAGGCCGTCATTTCCTTCCAGAACGCGTCCGAACCGACCGCCGCCGGCATCAGGTCGGAGCCGTCGAACCGGAACTCCGCCGACGGGTCGGCCAACAGGCCGAAAGCCAACTGGTCGACCGGCGACTTGAGGTTGCCCTTCTCCAAGCTGTTATTGGCCGTGGTCCAGCCGCCCTCGGTGGCCTTGGCCTTTTCGTTTGCCCACTCCGGGCTGGACAAGAAGGTCTGGAAAGCGACCACTTCCGGTCGGTCCGCGAACGCGGCGACGAAGTCGCCGCCGCCCAGGATCGGCTTGGTGGACGGATCCGACGAGGGCAGGTAGAAGGCCCAAATGTCACCGTTCTCCGCCACGGTCGCTCCCTCGTCCGTGAAGTTGCCGCCGTAGAACGACGCCTGGCGGTGCATGAAGCACTGGCCGTCAAGGATGGGCGTGCCCGCATCCGTCCACGCGGTGGCGGCGATCGACTGGATGTCGCCAATCCCGGCGTTGACGTTCTTGTCGTCCCGCAGCACCTTCGACAACTCCTTCAGGGAGTCCACAATCTTGGGGTCGTTGAACGGAATCTCATGGTTCACCCACTGGTCGTAAGCCTCCGGCCCGGCCGACCGAAGAACCATGTCCTCAACCCAGTCGGTGGCCACCCAGCCGGTCGCCTCCCCGTCGGCTATGCCGGCGCACCAGGGCTTCGCCACGGCGTCTTCCGCCATCTGCTGAGTCAGCGCCAGCAGCTCGTCCCAAGATTCCGGCACCGCGTAGCCGTTCTCGTCGAAGGCCGAGGGCGAGAACCAGACCAGCGACTTGACCGAGGCCCCCAAAGGCGCCGCGTAAAGCTTCCCGTCAACCGATCCGTAATCCCGCCACGAGGCCGTCCAATACTGGTCCACATTGGCCGCCACGTCGGCCGGGGCCTCCAGCACCTTTCCGGTCGCCACCGCCTGCTGCAGCAGTCCCGGCTGCGGGAACGCCACGATGTCCGCCACCGCCCCGGCCTCGATCCGAGTCAAAACGTCCGCGGTCAACGACTTGGAGCCCTCGTACTTGATGTCCGCGCCGGTGCACTCCTCAAAAGGTTTGAAGGACGCCTCGTAGCTGGCGCCCTCGATGTCCACGAAAGTGGTGTAGACGCTGATCGACTTGCCGCTCAAGTCGCCGTACTTCTCATAGGCCGCGCAGTCGGCTTTGGCTTGATTGCCGCCGCCGTTTGAACCGCCGGTGTTGTTGTCTTTGTCGTCGCCCCCGCAGGCAGCCATGCCCGTGGCAAGGGCCAAGCCCAGGCCTGCTGCAATCGCGGCCTTGCCAATTGAACGCTTCATTGTCGCTCCTCGCTTATTGTGCTTGATCCGCCTCCGCACCTTCCATGTGCCTTGGCTCCGGTCCCCCAGCCCAGCCACAACGCCCGGTGGGCGGCCCGTTACGTTCATAAACTAAGCTTCCACCGCGCTGACCGCGACCGGGCGGCGGCGGCGTCCCAGATCACGCTTTGGTCACGGCGCCACGAATTCCGGCAGGTCAGCAGCGGTCCGGCGGGTTCCAGACCGCCGCCCGCGGCACCCGACAACTGTGGCCCAATAGCAATGCCAAATGCGGGGCCGTTACCATTTCGTGACCTTAATCTCCTCATGGCTGGGCTTGACTGCCGGGGCGCATAGTCGGCACGCGGCCCCGAGCACGTCCTTGGCGAGGCAACCGAAGGGACTTGAAAAGCGGCTCGCTCGGAACGGCACTGCGCCTCCGATCGCCGCGACGCTTCGGGGGGCGCGGCGGACCGCGCGGCACTATGGCTTGGGCGCGCGGGCACCCGCTGCACGGGACGGTTCCCGGCCCCCGCCACAGCTCCCACGAGCACCGGCAAACGCGGCATTATGGCTTGGGCGCGCCGACACCCGCGCTACAGAACGGCTCCCGCCACGGTGCCGGCCAGCACGGCCCCGCGCAGCACTATGGCTTGGGGAGCGCGCAGCACGGCCACGCTTTGGCGCGGGTCGGACGCGTAAACCACCACGTCCGCGCTGGCCCCCTCTTCAATCCCCGGCACGCCCAGGTAGTCGCGCCCACCGTAGGTGGCGGCCTCAATGATGGCTTCGGCGGAGATCCCGGCCAGCGCCATCAAATCCGTCTCCGTGCAATACACACCGTGGGGAATGGTGGTCGACTCGTCCGATCCGACCAGCAGCCTGACCCCTCTGTCATACAGCTCTTTCGCCTGCGCATAACGCGCCTCGTAGAGGTCAAGGAAGTGCCGCTCCCAGACCGGGTACTTGCCGCCGCCGCCAGCGGCGATCTCGGCGAAATGCTCGCGCTGGATCATGGTGGGAACAACCGCCACACCCTTGGCTCGCGCCTCCGCCATCATGGCGGCGTCCAGGCCGGTGCCGTGCTCAATGCAGTCAAGGCCGCAACGCAGGGCCTGGGCCGCCCCCTCAGCTGAGAACACATGCGTGGTGATCCTGGCGCCCAGTTCATGCGCCCGGTCAACCGCCTCGACCAGTTTGTCGTCCGGCCACAGCAGGGCCAGGTCCGGCTCCGGCATGGTGCGGTCAATCCAGTCGCCGACCAGCTTGACCCAGCCGTCGCCGGCGTGGGCCTCCTCCGCCACTGCGTCAGGCAACTGGTCAGGCACAATGTCTCGTGGCAGGTGGCGGATGTAGCGCTTGGCGATCGCCAGATGCTGGCCGGAACGGATGATCCTGGGTGCCCACGGCTCGCCGTCCAGCCACCTCGTGTTGTAGGGCTCGCGCGGGCAACCCGCGTCCCGCACCAGGAGGACGCCAGTGTCCCGGTCAAGAACCGCCTGCCGCTCCGCCTCGTCGGGCGGCACCGCGCCCATTGAGCCCAGTCCGATGTGGCAGTGCACGTCGACCAGCCCCGGCAGGACCACCCCGTCGATTCGCAAATCGGCCGCACGGGTCGGCCTTTCGAAAGTCAGCCGCCCATCGACCGACCAAACATCGCCAACTTCCGTGTC contains the following coding sequences:
- a CDS encoding ABC transporter substrate-binding protein gives rise to the protein MKRSIGKAAIAAGLGLALATGMAACGGDDKDNNTGGSNGGGNQAKADCAAYEKYGDLSGKSISVYTTFVDIEGASYEASFKPFEECTGADIKYEGSKSLTADVLTRIEAGAVADIVAFPQPGLLQQAVATGKVLEAPADVAANVDQYWTASWRDYGSVDGKLYAAPLGASVKSLVWFSPSAFDENGYAVPESWDELLALTQQMAEDAVAKPWCAGIADGEATGWVATDWVEDMVLRSAGPEAYDQWVNHEIPFNDPKIVDSLKELSKVLRDDKNVNAGIGDIQSIAATAWTDAGTPILDGQCFMHRQASFYGGNFTDEGATVAENGDIWAFYLPSSDPSTKPILGGGDFVAAFADRPEVVAFQTFLSSPEWANEKAKATEGGWTTANNSLEKGNLKSPVDQLAFGLLADPSAEFRFDGSDLMPAAVGSDAFWKEMTAYFAEGKSEQAVADAIEAAWPK
- a CDS encoding carbohydrate ABC transporter permease, producing MNSVAVATRNRAGGQPKPGGGRAARAKRALTSSSASAIAIAIGLLWSVPTFGLLVTSFRGSVKDIRRTGWWEALNPSNWGGFSLDHYKTVLSGSGTANLADYFINSIVMTLPAVVIPIFLALLAAYAFAWIPFRGSNILFVGIFALQVVPIQVAMVPLLTQYVNLGLNASFWVLWLSHAMFGLPLAIFLLHNFMKDIPRSLVEAARVDGAGHVTIFFRVILPLMVPAIASFAIFQFLWVWNDLLVALAFGGNTPDLAPITARLSDMAGSLGAKWHLLSAGAFVSMIVPVAVFLSLQRYFVRGLLAGSVKG
- a CDS encoding amidohydrolase family protein, producing the protein MATEVIHLSGAIVVDGDTEVGDVWSVDGRLTFERPTRAADLRIDGVVLPGLVDVHCHIGLGSMGAVPPDEAERQAVLDRDTGVLLVRDAGCPREPYNTRWLDGEPWAPRIIRSGQHLAIAKRYIRHLPRDIVPDQLPDAVAEEAHAGDGWVKLVGDWIDRTMPEPDLALLWPDDKLVEAVDRAHELGARITTHVFSAEGAAQALRCGLDCIEHGTGLDAAMMAEARAKGVAVVPTMIQREHFAEIAAGGGGKYPVWERHFLDLYEARYAQAKELYDRGVRLLVGSDESTTIPHGVYCTETDLMALAGISAEAIIEAATYGGRDYLGVPGIEEGASADVVVYASDPRQSVAVLRAPQAIVLRGAVLAGTVAGAVL
- a CDS encoding sugar ABC transporter permease, translated to MDALLLHPTTIGGKLFLMVIAIALFALVMALVLFLSQLPKRLPSWVTALIFLFPALGLVCFGLIYPALVTIKNSVFDETSTSFVGLANFGAILSDAEFLTTLRNTLAWVVLVPLLSTVIGLVYAVLVDRAKVEKFAKTLIFLPMAISMVGASIIWKFVYDNQVGVLSHLYVTVAGWFGDHEATAPQWLMNAPWNTFYLMVVMIWIQAGFAMTVLSASIKAIPDDIVEAGRLDGLTGVKLFRYVTVPMIRPALVVVMTTVAMTALKAFDIVRTMQGRLYHASVVANDFYTQSFNNHNKGVGAALAVLLFVIVVPVIAYNVSQLRKAEDIR
- the rpsP gene encoding 30S ribosomal protein S16 yields the protein MAVKIRLKRLGKIRAPYYRIVVVDARAKRDGRVIEEIGKYHPTEDPSYIEVKSDRVQYWLSVGAQPTAPVLAQLKLTGDWQKFKGLPYKEGTLKVPARQAAEAAAAAAVEQAEAEALKKVTAQAEAKAKAEAEARAAEAKAAAEAKAAEAEAQAADPAEPATDSAEPAEPAAESEAAATPEA